A window of Prolixibacter sp. SD074 contains these coding sequences:
- the hydG gene encoding [FeFe] hydrogenase H-cluster radical SAM maturase HydG yields MQYQTAAAWKKDVIVRDEIDKYLIDGKDFIDEEKIHAQIANAKNPDPEYIREILKKSRSIKTLAPEETAALLNVEPPELWDEINEAALQVKKKVYDNRIVFFAPLYCSNLCVNNCEYCGFREDNRNETRRILTQDEIRRETESVIDEGHKRLILVFGEHPRSDVDYMVDTINTVYSVYRDAPVSGREANIRRVNINAAPMSSAKLTRLKDAGIGTYQVFQETYHHETYNKVHPVNTLKGDYRWRLYALHRAMDAGLDDVAIGALFGLYDWRFEVMGLLYHTIDLENRFGVGPHTISFPRITPASGSSLSNNLPHQVSDEDFKKLVAVLRLSVPTAGLIVTAREKAELKKEVINLGCTQTDASTRIGIGAYSDQKTEADLDKKQFTIGDPRDLDDVIREVAELGYISSFCTAGYRCGRTGETIMGMLSHCVEGKFCKLNAVLTFREYLNDYASPETKTIGEELILKEIAEIEAGPYFAERPHLMEKFRAEYKDILLGKRDLYL; encoded by the coding sequence ATGCAATATCAGACAGCGGCAGCGTGGAAGAAAGACGTTATTGTCAGGGACGAAATTGATAAGTACCTGATTGACGGGAAAGATTTTATTGACGAAGAAAAGATTCATGCACAAATTGCGAATGCCAAAAATCCCGATCCGGAATACATTCGTGAAATTCTGAAGAAATCACGCTCAATAAAAACGCTGGCCCCGGAGGAAACTGCCGCCCTCCTCAATGTCGAACCGCCCGAGCTGTGGGACGAAATCAACGAAGCAGCGCTCCAGGTAAAGAAAAAAGTTTACGATAACCGAATCGTATTTTTTGCACCACTCTATTGTTCCAATCTTTGTGTCAACAATTGCGAGTATTGTGGTTTCCGGGAAGATAACCGCAATGAAACGAGACGTATTCTTACCCAGGATGAAATCCGCAGAGAAACCGAATCAGTTATAGATGAAGGCCACAAACGTCTGATCCTGGTGTTCGGCGAACATCCGCGTTCGGATGTGGATTACATGGTCGACACCATAAATACCGTTTATTCCGTTTACCGCGATGCACCGGTATCGGGCAGGGAAGCCAACATCCGCCGGGTGAATATCAACGCAGCACCGATGAGCTCCGCCAAGCTGACAAGATTGAAAGATGCAGGAATCGGTACATACCAGGTTTTCCAGGAAACATACCATCACGAAACTTATAACAAAGTACATCCCGTCAATACACTGAAAGGTGATTACCGCTGGCGTCTATATGCTTTGCACCGTGCTATGGATGCCGGCCTTGATGATGTAGCTATCGGCGCACTTTTCGGATTGTACGACTGGCGCTTCGAAGTGATGGGACTGTTGTATCATACCATCGATTTGGAAAACCGCTTTGGTGTAGGACCGCATACCATTTCTTTCCCGAGAATTACGCCTGCATCCGGTTCGTCGTTGAGTAATAATCTACCACACCAGGTTTCAGACGAAGACTTCAAAAAACTGGTAGCCGTATTGAGGTTGTCGGTTCCAACGGCTGGCCTGATTGTAACGGCCCGGGAAAAAGCAGAACTGAAAAAAGAAGTCATTAATCTGGGCTGTACCCAAACTGATGCTTCTACCCGGATTGGAATCGGCGCTTATTCCGACCAGAAAACAGAAGCGGATCTGGACAAAAAGCAATTCACCATTGGCGATCCGCGCGATCTGGACGACGTGATCCGCGAAGTAGCTGAATTGGGCTATATTTCATCATTCTGTACGGCAGGCTATCGCTGCGGAAGAACCGGTGAAACCATTATGGGAATGCTGAGCCACTGCGTGGAAGGTAAATTCTGTAAACTCAATGCGGTACTGACTTTCCGGGAATACCTAAACGATTATGCCTCGCCTGAAACCAAAACCATTGGCGAAGAATTGATTCTGAAGGAAATTGCCGAAATTGAAGCAGGACCTTATTTCGCCGAACGGCCTCACCTGATGGAGAAATTCAGGGCTGAGTACAAGGACATTCTTCTAGGCAAAAGAGATTTGTATCTCTGA
- a CDS encoding NADH-ubiquinone oxidoreductase-F iron-sulfur binding region domain-containing protein produces MAESYHLLKRADFIFRNENDWEAILTKTIKRTPQDIINELISSELKGRGGAGFPTGLKWKITAEAKSAEKYVICNADEGEPGTFKDREILSRVPYKVLTAMAVCAHIIGSKKGIIYLRGEYHSLKEALEKTISEFEYYCKKIKLDFSVDLFMGSGAYICGEETALFESLEGHRGEPRNKPPYPTIRGYMDKPTVINNVETLAHTFTIFKYGSKKFYDLGVQFSRGTKLFSVSGDTPKPGIYELELGMSLQDFVNEFGDGDTKAVQVGGASGFLVPRKKFQETAIGYQGKLTGISLPTGGSMMIYNSSRSMFNVLDNYLEFFREESCGQCTPCRVGCQQLLIGIKAVKRGERPAQYLDKLLKLTETMQLTAKCGLGQSVANSFASIVENFREEMIY; encoded by the coding sequence ATGGCTGAATCATATCATCTGTTGAAACGAGCCGATTTCATTTTCCGGAATGAAAATGACTGGGAGGCAATTCTCACAAAAACCATTAAGCGCACACCTCAGGATATTATCAATGAGCTGATTAGCTCAGAACTAAAGGGACGTGGCGGCGCTGGTTTCCCAACCGGCTTAAAATGGAAAATTACCGCTGAAGCCAAATCAGCTGAAAAATATGTCATCTGTAACGCCGATGAAGGAGAACCGGGAACCTTCAAGGACCGGGAAATCCTCTCACGGGTACCGTATAAAGTGCTGACAGCAATGGCTGTTTGCGCCCACATTATCGGTAGTAAAAAAGGCATTATATATCTACGCGGTGAATATCACTCCCTTAAAGAGGCACTGGAAAAAACCATTTCTGAATTTGAATACTACTGTAAGAAAATCAAACTCGATTTTTCCGTTGATTTATTTATGGGAAGCGGCGCCTACATTTGCGGAGAGGAAACTGCACTGTTCGAATCACTCGAAGGACATCGCGGCGAACCACGCAACAAGCCTCCCTACCCGACCATTAGGGGGTATATGGACAAACCGACCGTTATTAATAACGTTGAAACGCTGGCGCATACCTTCACCATTTTTAAATATGGCTCCAAAAAATTCTACGACCTGGGTGTCCAGTTCTCCCGCGGGACCAAGTTGTTCTCTGTATCGGGCGATACGCCCAAACCAGGTATTTATGAACTGGAGCTGGGAATGAGCCTTCAGGATTTCGTCAATGAATTCGGTGATGGCGATACCAAAGCTGTTCAGGTGGGCGGAGCGTCCGGATTTTTGGTGCCCCGAAAAAAATTCCAGGAAACCGCCATCGGTTACCAGGGGAAACTGACGGGAATCTCACTCCCTACCGGAGGGTCGATGATGATCTACAATAGTTCACGATCCATGTTTAATGTGTTGGATAATTACCTTGAATTTTTCCGCGAAGAATCGTGCGGACAGTGTACGCCTTGCCGTGTAGGCTGTCAGCAACTCCTTATCGGGATTAAGGCGGTGAAACGCGGAGAGCGTCCGGCGCAATACCTCGACAAATTGCTGAAGCTGACGGAAACAATGCAACTAACCGCCAAATGTGGCCTGGGTCAATCAGTGGCTAACTCGTTTGCTTCCATTGTCGAGAACTTCCGGGAAGAGATGATCTACTAA
- a CDS encoding cold-shock protein, whose product MNKGTVKFFNRTKGFGFIKDAESDNEYFVHVTGLIDEIQENDEVTFELKEGKKGLNAVNVKLL is encoded by the coding sequence ATGAACAAGGGAACAGTTAAGTTCTTTAACAGAACCAAAGGCTTTGGTTTTATTAAAGACGCAGAATCAGACAATGAGTATTTTGTCCACGTAACCGGATTGATCGACGAAATACAAGAAAACGATGAAGTTACTTTCGAACTGAAAGAAGGTAAAAAAGGACTGAATGCAGTAAATGTTAAACTACTATAG
- a CDS encoding NADH-dependent [FeFe] hydrogenase, group A6: MTQKIQININGLPVTVKPGTTILEAASKANVTIPTLCYHKDLCVAGNCRVCVVEVAGQKRLSAACATPCEDGMDILTNSLKVRNSRKHIIELLLSEHNADCTKCYKNGKCELQSLASEYKIMTQDFIELLPWKNYTIDMISPSIIKDDSKCIRCQRCVRTCAELQGVNALTVAYKGDKMKISTFFEKAMNDVVCTNCGQCVNRCPTGALIEKNYVEEVWDAISDPKKHVVVQTAPAVRVGLGEDLGFEPGSRVTGKMVAALKRLGFDSVLDTDFTADLTIMEEGTELLTRLKKALVDNDKEVRLPMATSCSPGWIKYIEHMYPEYLPNLSTCKSPQQMFGALAKTYYAKARNLEPDKIVSVSIMPCIAKKFEAARPEMHASGYRDVDYVLTTRELSIMIKQAGIDFMQMEDMEFDRLMGESTGAGAIFGVTGGVMEAALRTAYELVTGRPVPFENLNITPVRGMEGIREATVKIEKPLKEWKFLDGVELHCAIAHGLINAKTVMDAVKAGKANFHFLEVMACPGGCLGGGGQPIPTNSEIREKRAKAIYEEDAGKPVRKSHENPEIQKIYKDFLGEPLSEVSHHLLHTTYTPRQRF, from the coding sequence ATGACTCAAAAAATTCAAATAAATATCAACGGGCTCCCGGTAACAGTAAAACCCGGAACCACCATTTTGGAAGCGGCAAGTAAAGCGAATGTCACCATTCCCACATTGTGCTACCACAAAGACTTATGCGTTGCCGGTAACTGCCGTGTTTGTGTGGTAGAAGTGGCCGGTCAGAAACGTCTGTCAGCAGCCTGCGCCACACCTTGCGAAGATGGGATGGATATCCTGACCAACAGCCTAAAGGTGCGGAATTCGAGAAAACACATCATCGAGCTCCTCCTTTCGGAACACAACGCCGATTGTACCAAGTGTTACAAAAATGGTAAATGCGAGCTGCAATCACTGGCATCGGAATACAAGATCATGACGCAGGACTTTATCGAACTCCTGCCCTGGAAAAACTACACCATCGACATGATCTCACCTAGTATCATCAAAGATGACAGCAAGTGTATCCGTTGTCAACGTTGTGTACGTACCTGTGCAGAACTTCAGGGAGTAAATGCCCTTACGGTTGCTTATAAAGGCGATAAAATGAAAATCTCCACCTTCTTCGAGAAAGCCATGAATGACGTGGTTTGTACCAACTGCGGACAATGTGTGAACCGTTGTCCCACCGGTGCCCTGATCGAAAAGAACTATGTGGAAGAAGTTTGGGATGCTATCTCCGACCCGAAAAAACATGTGGTTGTTCAAACCGCCCCGGCTGTCCGTGTCGGATTGGGTGAAGACCTGGGATTCGAACCGGGTAGTCGTGTTACCGGCAAAATGGTTGCTGCCCTCAAACGCTTAGGTTTTGATTCGGTACTGGATACCGATTTTACTGCCGACCTGACCATCATGGAAGAAGGCACCGAGCTGCTTACCCGACTGAAAAAAGCGCTTGTGGATAACGACAAAGAAGTCAGGCTTCCAATGGCTACTTCCTGCTCACCCGGATGGATCAAGTACATTGAGCACATGTATCCCGAATATTTGCCCAACCTCTCGACCTGTAAGTCGCCTCAACAGATGTTCGGTGCATTGGCAAAAACCTATTATGCCAAAGCACGAAACCTCGAGCCAGATAAGATCGTTTCGGTTTCCATCATGCCGTGTATAGCAAAGAAATTCGAAGCGGCTCGTCCCGAAATGCATGCCAGTGGCTATCGGGATGTCGATTACGTTCTTACGACCCGCGAGCTATCCATTATGATTAAACAAGCTGGCATCGATTTCATGCAGATGGAAGACATGGAGTTTGACCGGCTGATGGGCGAATCAACAGGTGCCGGCGCCATCTTCGGTGTAACTGGTGGAGTTATGGAAGCAGCGCTTCGCACGGCTTATGAACTGGTTACCGGAAGACCGGTGCCATTCGAGAACCTGAACATCACCCCTGTCAGGGGCATGGAAGGCATCAGGGAAGCCACCGTTAAAATTGAAAAACCATTGAAAGAGTGGAAATTCCTGGACGGTGTTGAACTTCACTGTGCTATTGCCCACGGCTTGATTAATGCCAAAACGGTGATGGATGCCGTGAAAGCCGGAAAAGCCAATTTCCACTTCCTGGAAGTGATGGCCTGTCCGGGCGGTTGCCTTGGCGGTGGCGGACAACCCATCCCGACGAATTCAGAGATTAGGGAAAAACGGGCGAAAGCCATTTATGAAGAAGATGCGGGTAAGCCCGTTCGCAAATCGCACGAAAACCCCGAAATTCAAAAAATTTATAAGGATTTTCTGGGCGAACCGCTTAGTGAAGTCTCTCATCATTTACTTCATACTACTTATACGCCGCGACAGCGTTTCTAA
- a CDS encoding glycoside hydrolase family 2 TIM barrel-domain containing protein: protein MMKRISLITFLLTLLSLASFGQKYPKDWENPRMIERNKMEAHATLYPFQDVKTALTMERDNSQWYESLNGTWKFYFVPKAEGATTDFAKKGFDASAWDNISVPSSWEMKGYGTPIYTNITYPFPAKPPYILRDNPVGSYIRDFDVPDNWKDREVILHFGGVSSAMYVWVNGQKAGYSQGSRLPDEFDITDYIVPGKNRVAVQVYRWSDGSYLEDQDHWRMSGIHREVYLVAQPKVNIYDLAVRTDLDAAYKDAELQIRPRVKVPDDTDPKGWTFSAQLYNEQGNKVKNGEMSILVNHILHESVPQRDNVPFALLKTHITNPVKWSAENPYLYILVVTLKDADGNVVDATSTHVGFRKVEWNHGVFKVNGRPVKLYGVNRHDHSDVNGKAVTRKEMLDDILLMKRFNLNAVRTSHYPNDPYFYDMCDKYGIYVLDETDLETHGLTGYFTNNTSWTYAFVDRAVRMVERDKNHPAIIGWSLGNESGVGPNHAAMAGWIRSYDPARLIHYEGAQGDPASPDYVPVNSKDYWKRPYDANPTDRQWVDVISRMYPSPALLEGLAKSPWVHRPIVMCEYAHSMGNSTGDLKKYWEVIRSHPNLMGGFIWDWIDQGILEKDKDGKPYWAYGGDFGDKPNDGNFCINGIVAPDRTAKPALWECKHVFQPISVSPVDLKNFDFTVVNRQDFTGLEPYTLKWLLRENGVEVQHGIIPAPACAPGENARFHVPVDQDKLKKDAEYVLNISWDLAKKTLWADAGFEIAWNEFTLPGHKVKPAAVVSGKARATENGNHITLSGKNFTVVVDKAKGAVSSYKVNGKEQFVSPLKPDFWRVPTDNDLAGGNHIFRDMRVWKDAVAHMTLQSATIDENQSGVVCTYRLPVDASTLKVHYLVEENGTLQVSADVLKGDNAPDLPRFGFTVEVPGTLTETAYYGKGPWENYWDRKSGAKLALYKTPTSDLQYKYVRPQENGNRSDVRWFALAGKNGGLMVRGGAKVDFSVWPYTAPDLEQAKHIDEVQVRDFFTVHIDYKQLGVGGDDTWSAQAIAHPPYRLSAKSYQYSFTIRTVKSIAQAEKLY, encoded by the coding sequence ATGATGAAAAGAATATCACTGATTACTTTTTTGTTGACGCTTCTGTCGCTGGCTTCTTTCGGGCAAAAATATCCGAAGGATTGGGAAAATCCGCGCATGATTGAACGGAACAAAATGGAAGCGCATGCCACGCTGTATCCGTTTCAGGATGTGAAAACAGCCCTGACCATGGAGCGGGACAATTCGCAATGGTACGAATCGTTGAATGGGACCTGGAAATTTTATTTCGTTCCTAAAGCCGAAGGAGCAACTACCGATTTCGCGAAAAAGGGGTTTGATGCTTCTGCTTGGGACAACATTTCGGTGCCATCAAGCTGGGAAATGAAAGGATACGGTACCCCGATTTATACCAACATTACTTATCCTTTCCCGGCAAAACCACCGTATATCCTTCGGGACAATCCGGTCGGTTCATACATCCGCGACTTTGATGTGCCTGATAACTGGAAAGACCGGGAAGTAATCTTACACTTTGGCGGCGTTTCGTCGGCCATGTATGTGTGGGTGAACGGACAAAAAGCGGGGTATAGCCAGGGAAGCCGGCTTCCGGACGAGTTTGATATTACTGATTATATCGTACCCGGAAAGAACCGGGTGGCGGTGCAGGTGTACCGCTGGAGCGACGGCAGTTACCTGGAAGATCAGGACCATTGGCGGATGAGCGGTATTCACCGGGAAGTGTACCTGGTGGCTCAGCCCAAAGTGAATATATATGATCTGGCTGTTCGCACCGATTTGGATGCGGCATACAAAGATGCCGAGCTGCAAATCCGGCCGCGCGTAAAAGTACCGGATGATACCGATCCAAAGGGATGGACATTTAGTGCACAATTGTATAACGAGCAGGGAAACAAAGTAAAGAACGGGGAGATGAGTATCTTGGTGAATCATATTTTGCACGAAAGTGTCCCACAGCGCGACAACGTACCATTTGCTTTGCTGAAAACGCATATTACCAATCCGGTGAAATGGTCGGCCGAGAATCCGTACCTCTACATATTGGTTGTAACCCTGAAGGATGCTGATGGCAACGTTGTGGATGCGACCAGTACGCATGTGGGGTTCCGGAAAGTTGAGTGGAACCACGGCGTATTCAAGGTCAACGGCCGTCCGGTGAAGCTATACGGCGTGAACCGGCACGATCACAGCGACGTGAATGGAAAGGCGGTTACCCGGAAGGAGATGCTCGACGATATTCTTCTGATGAAGCGCTTCAACCTGAATGCGGTGCGTACTTCGCATTATCCGAACGATCCGTATTTCTACGATATGTGCGACAAATACGGTATTTATGTTCTGGATGAAACCGATCTGGAAACACATGGCCTGACTGGCTATTTCACCAACAATACCTCCTGGACATACGCATTTGTGGATCGTGCCGTCAGGATGGTGGAACGGGACAAAAATCACCCGGCCATTATCGGTTGGTCGCTTGGAAACGAATCGGGGGTAGGCCCGAACCATGCGGCAATGGCCGGTTGGATTCGCAGTTACGACCCGGCCCGGTTGATTCACTACGAAGGAGCGCAGGGCGATCCGGCCAGTCCGGATTATGTGCCGGTTAACAGCAAGGATTATTGGAAACGGCCCTATGATGCCAATCCAACCGATAGGCAATGGGTCGATGTTATCAGCCGGATGTATCCGTCGCCAGCTTTGCTCGAAGGATTGGCGAAAAGCCCCTGGGTTCACCGCCCCATCGTGATGTGTGAATACGCCCACTCCATGGGCAACTCCACCGGCGATTTGAAAAAATACTGGGAGGTCATCCGTTCGCATCCCAACCTGATGGGTGGTTTTATCTGGGACTGGATTGATCAGGGCATCCTAGAGAAGGATAAAGACGGTAAACCTTACTGGGCCTATGGAGGCGATTTCGGCGACAAGCCCAACGACGGAAACTTCTGTATTAATGGTATTGTTGCTCCCGATCGCACGGCCAAACCAGCCTTGTGGGAGTGCAAACATGTATTCCAGCCCATCAGTGTCAGTCCGGTTGACCTGAAGAATTTCGATTTCACGGTAGTGAACCGGCAGGACTTTACGGGCCTGGAACCCTATACGCTCAAGTGGTTGTTACGGGAAAACGGTGTTGAGGTGCAGCATGGTATCATTCCGGCGCCTGCTTGTGCTCCGGGAGAGAATGCCCGTTTCCATGTTCCGGTCGATCAAGACAAACTGAAGAAGGATGCTGAGTACGTTCTGAATATCAGCTGGGATTTGGCGAAGAAAACGCTGTGGGCCGATGCCGGGTTCGAAATTGCCTGGAATGAATTTACCCTTCCGGGACACAAAGTGAAACCGGCTGCGGTAGTTTCCGGTAAGGCGAGAGCCACCGAAAATGGCAACCATATTACCTTGTCGGGAAAGAACTTCACGGTAGTGGTTGATAAGGCGAAGGGAGCCGTTTCGTCCTATAAAGTGAATGGCAAAGAACAGTTCGTTAGTCCGTTGAAGCCTGACTTCTGGCGTGTGCCAACAGATAATGATCTGGCTGGTGGTAATCATATTTTCCGCGACATGCGTGTTTGGAAAGACGCGGTTGCCCATATGACCCTTCAGTCGGCAACCATTGACGAGAATCAATCAGGTGTTGTTTGTACCTATAGGCTGCCGGTGGATGCATCGACACTGAAGGTGCACTATCTGGTGGAAGAAAACGGAACGCTTCAGGTGTCGGCCGATGTATTGAAAGGTGACAACGCGCCCGATTTGCCACGCTTTGGCTTTACGGTGGAAGTTCCGGGAACGTTGACCGAAACGGCGTATTACGGAAAAGGGCCGTGGGAAAATTACTGGGACCGGAAATCAGGCGCCAAACTGGCCTTGTATAAAACACCGACCAGCGATTTGCAATACAAATATGTGCGTCCGCAGGAAAACGGTAACCGGAGCGATGTTCGCTGGTTTGCCCTTGCCGGGAAAAACGGAGGTTTGATGGTCCGGGGAGGGGCGAAGGTCGATTTCAGCGTGTGGCCTTACACCGCACCCGATTTGGAGCAGGCAAAACACATTGATGAGGTGCAGGTTCGCGATTTCTTCACCGTTCACATCGACTACAAGCAATTGGGTGTTGGCGGCGACGATACCTGGAGCGCCCAAGCCATTGCCCATCCGCCGTACCGGTTATCGGCCAAAAGCTATCAATACAGCTTTACCATTCGTACGGTAAAATCCATTGCACAGGCAGAGAAACTTTATTAG
- a CDS encoding RluA family pseudouridine synthase, translating into MQENRPQFKRPSKKHEPKGLTILYEDRDILVVNKMNGLLTMSTAREKENTAYFLLTDYVKKGNPRSKSRIFIVHRLDRETSGVLVFAKSEPAKRYLQDNWATFHKTYYAVVHGQLAEKEGIITSYLVENQLHRMYSINNPEKGKFSKTGYRVVRESDQLSLLEIDLFTGTKNQIRVQFSEEGHPVAGDKMYGVKDRGVKRLALHSASLKLTHPFTKETMVFETDIPAYFKVLLKH; encoded by the coding sequence ATGCAGGAAAACAGACCTCAGTTTAAACGGCCTTCAAAGAAACACGAACCCAAGGGATTAACCATTCTTTATGAGGATCGGGATATTTTGGTAGTCAATAAGATGAATGGTTTGCTCACGATGAGTACCGCCAGGGAAAAGGAGAATACCGCTTATTTTCTGCTGACCGACTATGTGAAAAAAGGAAATCCCCGCTCTAAGAGCCGGATATTTATTGTACATCGGCTGGACAGGGAAACCTCCGGAGTATTGGTTTTTGCGAAGAGTGAACCCGCCAAACGGTATTTACAGGATAACTGGGCAACGTTTCATAAAACGTATTACGCGGTTGTTCACGGTCAGCTGGCCGAAAAAGAAGGCATCATTACCTCTTATTTGGTGGAGAACCAGTTGCACCGGATGTACTCCATCAATAATCCCGAAAAGGGAAAGTTTTCGAAAACCGGTTACCGGGTCGTCAGGGAATCGGACCAGCTTAGCTTGCTGGAAATCGATCTTTTTACCGGAACGAAGAACCAGATCAGGGTCCAGTTTTCGGAAGAGGGACATCCGGTGGCCGGCGATAAAATGTACGGAGTAAAAGATCGAGGCGTCAAACGACTGGCGCTCCATTCGGCTTCCTTAAAGCTGACCCACCCATTTACGAAAGAAACCATGGTTTTTGAGACGGATATTCCGGCCTACTTCAAAGTGTTATTGAAGCATTAG
- a CDS encoding amidase, translating into MKRRSFFKTAAIGGAAFSLSPLAACEDKSGKTAAPTADFTRFEFNEVTIEQLQQKMKSGELTTEQLTNKYLGRIKAVDQNGPSLHTVIELNPDAITIARKLDEERKAGKVRGPLHGIPILIKDNIDTGDKMQTTAGSLALEGNHPKNDAFIVAKLREAGAVLLGKTNLSEWANFRSNHSSSGWSGRGGQTCNPYVVDRSPCGSSSGSGAAVSSNFCAIAIGTETDGSIVCPSGINGVVGIKPTVGLWSRHGIIPISHSQDTAGPMARSVTDAATLLGPLVGDDANDKSTMPASKWKGTDYTQFLDKNGLNGARIGIIKDYFGFNPDVDTLMDQAMDAMKLQGAELVDLEPMKDQKEWSKAEWTVMVYEFKNDLNKYLAEHPEAPRKNLKELIEFNKQNNAKELQWSDQAIFITAEEKTPSEKEYLNALKITKTLPAKYIDSAMKKHNLNALIAPTNGPSWTIDRLNGDHFGGGSSDLAAVSGYPSITVPSGFVHELPIGLSFVGTAWSEPELIKLAYSFEQATKLRQAPKFIPSLLNQLGFSLFL; encoded by the coding sequence ATGAAAAGAAGAAGCTTTTTCAAAACAGCTGCCATTGGCGGGGCAGCATTTTCACTGTCTCCATTGGCCGCCTGCGAGGACAAATCAGGAAAAACAGCTGCACCAACTGCTGATTTCACCCGGTTCGAATTCAACGAGGTGACCATTGAGCAACTTCAGCAAAAGATGAAAAGCGGCGAACTTACCACCGAACAGCTGACCAACAAATACCTGGGACGAATTAAGGCCGTCGATCAAAACGGCCCGTCACTCCACACCGTCATCGAACTGAATCCCGATGCCATTACCATTGCAAGAAAACTGGATGAAGAACGAAAAGCCGGAAAAGTGAGAGGCCCGTTGCATGGAATTCCCATTTTGATAAAAGACAACATCGATACCGGCGATAAGATGCAAACTACGGCCGGATCGCTGGCCCTGGAAGGCAATCACCCCAAGAACGACGCTTTTATTGTCGCAAAACTTCGGGAAGCCGGCGCTGTTTTGCTGGGGAAAACCAACCTCAGCGAATGGGCCAACTTCCGTTCCAATCATTCCTCAAGCGGATGGAGCGGCCGCGGTGGCCAGACCTGTAATCCATATGTGGTCGATCGCTCACCCTGTGGCTCCAGTTCCGGTTCCGGAGCTGCCGTTTCGTCGAACTTTTGCGCCATTGCCATCGGGACCGAAACGGATGGTTCCATTGTTTGTCCTTCCGGGATAAACGGGGTGGTAGGCATCAAACCAACGGTTGGACTGTGGTCACGCCACGGCATCATTCCCATTTCGCACAGCCAGGATACCGCCGGACCGATGGCCCGAAGCGTTACGGATGCAGCCACACTTTTGGGACCGTTGGTTGGCGACGATGCCAACGACAAATCCACCATGCCTGCTTCCAAATGGAAAGGGACCGATTATACGCAGTTCCTGGATAAAAACGGACTAAACGGGGCACGAATTGGTATCATAAAAGATTACTTCGGGTTTAACCCGGATGTGGATACGCTCATGGACCAGGCGATGGATGCCATGAAGCTACAGGGAGCCGAACTGGTGGATCTGGAACCCATGAAAGATCAGAAGGAATGGTCCAAAGCCGAATGGACAGTTATGGTTTACGAGTTCAAAAACGACCTGAATAAATACCTTGCTGAACATCCTGAAGCTCCCAGGAAAAACCTGAAGGAACTCATCGAGTTTAACAAGCAGAACAATGCTAAAGAATTGCAATGGTCCGACCAGGCGATTTTCATTACTGCTGAAGAGAAAACACCTTCGGAGAAAGAGTACCTGAACGCACTCAAGATTACCAAAACCCTTCCGGCAAAATATATCGACAGCGCCATGAAGAAGCACAACCTGAATGCATTGATTGCACCAACGAATGGCCCCTCGTGGACCATCGACCGGTTAAATGGCGATCATTTTGGTGGTGGAAGCTCGGATTTGGCCGCTGTTTCGGGATATCCGAGTATTACCGTGCCGTCCGGATTTGTCCACGAATTACCTATCGGTCTTTCCTTTGTCGGTACAGCGTGGTCGGAACCGGAACTGATCAAACTGGCTTATTCTTTCGAGCAGGCTACCAAATTAAGGCAGGCGCCGAAGTTTATTCCGTCGTTGTTAAACCAGCTGGGGTTTTCCCTGTTTTTATAA